Proteins encoded by one window of Elaeis guineensis isolate ETL-2024a chromosome 12, EG11, whole genome shotgun sequence:
- the LOC105054837 gene encoding oxalate--CoA ligase isoform X2 translates to MEGITLTGVLAEAAGEFPSQRALSVPGKIELTHARLRDLIDSAAAHLVSSGVRPADVVALTFPNTVELAWISVQLVIMFLAVIRARAVAAPLNPAYTQEEFEFYLTDSEAKVLITNSEGNAAAASAAAKLQIPHSTAALPDPAGPVQISLPHRPDSIADSVSAIINEPADVALFLHTSGTTSRPKGVPLTQQNLAASVNNIRSVYRLTETDSTVIVLPLFHVHGLLAGLLSSLASGAAVVLPASGRFSASTFWSDMRAADATWYTAVPTIHQILLDRHFTRPEPDYPKLRFIRSCSASLAPAILARLEEAFGAPVLEAYAMTEASHLMSSNPLPEDGPHKPGSVGRPVGQEMAVLDEEGARQTAHVPGEVCIRGPNVTKGYKNNPEANESAFKFEWFHTGDVGFMDSDGYLHLVGRIKELINRGGEKISPIEVDAVLLSHPDVALAVAFGVPDDKFGEEINCAVIPREGAKLEEEEVLRYCRKNLAAFKVPKKVFITESLPKTATGKIQRRIVAEHFVALQASKAGA, encoded by the exons ATGGAAGGGATAACGCTCACCGGAGTTCTCGCGGAGGCCGCTGGAGAATTCCCCTCCCAGCGAGCCCTCTCGGTCCCTGGCAAGATCGAGCTCACCCACGCCCGCCTCCGTGACCTCATCGACTCCGCCGCCGCCCATCTCGTCTCCTCCGGCGTCCGCCCCGCCGACGTCGTCGCCCTCACCTTCCCCAACACCGTCGAG CTTGCTTGGATATCCGTGCAGTTGGTGATCATGTTCCTCGCCGTGATCCGCGCCCGGGCCGTGGCCGCGCCGCTCAATCCGGCGTACACCCAGGAAGAGTTCGAGTTCTATCTCACGGATTCCGAGGCGAAGGTTTTGATAACGAACTCCGAGGGGAACGCCGCCGCGGCCTCCGCGGCGGCGAAGCTCCAGATCCCCCACTCGACCGCCGCCCTTCCCGACCCCGCCGGCCCGGTCCAGATCTCCCTTCCTCACAGGCCCGACTCGATCGCCGACTCGGTCTCGGCGATCATCAACGAGCCGGCCGACGTTGCGCTGTTCCTCCACACATCCGGCACCACGAGCCGGCCTAAAGGAGTGCCGCTGACCCAGCAAAACCTGGCCGCCTCCGTCAACAACATCCGGTCCGTGTACCGTCTCACCGAGACCGACTCCACCGTGATCGTCCTCCCCCTCTTCCACGTCCACGGCCTCCTCGCCGGCCTCCTCAGCTCCCTCGCTTCCGGTGCCGCCGTCGTCCTCCCCGCCTCCGGCCGATTCTCGGCCTCCACCTTCTGGTCCGACATGCGCGCCGCCGACGCCACCTGGTACACCGCCGTCCCTACCATCCACCAGATCCTCCTCGACCGCCATTTTACCCGGCCCGAACCGGACTACCCAAAACTCCGGTTCATCCGTAGCTGCAGCGCGTCGCTGGCCCCGGCGATCTTGGCCAGGCTCGAGGAGGCGTTCGGGGCGCCGGTCTTGGAGGCGTACGCGATGACGGAGGCGTCGCATCTGATGTCGTCGAACCCGCTGCCGGAAGACGGGCCGCACAAACCCGGTTCGGTGGGCCGACCGGTGGGGCAGGAGATGGCGGTTCTGGATGAGGAGGGGGCTCGCCAGACGGCACACGTGCCGGGGGAGGTGTGCATCCGTGGGCCCAACGTCACCAAGGGCTACAAGAACAACCCGGAGGCTAACGAATCCGCCTTTAAATTCGAGTGGTTCCACACCGGAGACGTCGGGTTCATGGATTCCGATGGATACCTCCATCTCGTCGGTCGGATCAAAGAGCTCATCAACCGTGGAG GGGAGAAGATATCGCCGATAGAGGTGGACGCGGTGTTGTTGTCGCATCCGGACGTGGCGCTGGCAGTGGCGTTTGGTGTGCCGGACGATAAATTCGGCGAAGAG ATAAATTGTGCGGTGATACCGAGGGAAGGTGCGaaattggaggaggaggaggttttgAGGTATTGCCGGAAGAATTTGGCGGCGTTTAAGGTGCCGAAGAAGGTGTTTATAACGGAATCGCTGCCGAAGACGGCGACGGGGAAGATTCAGCGGCGGATAGTGGCCGAGCATTTCGTGGCGTTGCAAGCTTCAAAGGCTGGAGCGTAG
- the LOC105054837 gene encoding probable CoA ligase CCL9 isoform X1 — protein sequence MEGITLTGVLAEAAGEFPSQRALSVPGKIELTHARLRDLIDSAAAHLVSSGVRPADVVALTFPNTVELVIMFLAVIRARAVAAPLNPAYTQEEFEFYLTDSEAKVLITNSEGNAAAASAAAKLQIPHSTAALPDPAGPVQISLPHRPDSIADSVSAIINEPADVALFLHTSGTTSRPKGVPLTQQNLAASVNNIRSVYRLTETDSTVIVLPLFHVHGLLAGLLSSLASGAAVVLPASGRFSASTFWSDMRAADATWYTAVPTIHQILLDRHFTRPEPDYPKLRFIRSCSASLAPAILARLEEAFGAPVLEAYAMTEASHLMSSNPLPEDGPHKPGSVGRPVGQEMAVLDEEGARQTAHVPGEVCIRGPNVTKGYKNNPEANESAFKFEWFHTGDVGFMDSDGYLHLVGRIKELINRGGEKISPIEVDAVLLSHPDVALAVAFGVPDDKFGEEINCAVIPREGAKLEEEEVLRYCRKNLAAFKVPKKVFITESLPKTATGKIQRRIVAEHFVALQASKAGA from the exons ATGGAAGGGATAACGCTCACCGGAGTTCTCGCGGAGGCCGCTGGAGAATTCCCCTCCCAGCGAGCCCTCTCGGTCCCTGGCAAGATCGAGCTCACCCACGCCCGCCTCCGTGACCTCATCGACTCCGCCGCCGCCCATCTCGTCTCCTCCGGCGTCCGCCCCGCCGACGTCGTCGCCCTCACCTTCCCCAACACCGTCGAG TTGGTGATCATGTTCCTCGCCGTGATCCGCGCCCGGGCCGTGGCCGCGCCGCTCAATCCGGCGTACACCCAGGAAGAGTTCGAGTTCTATCTCACGGATTCCGAGGCGAAGGTTTTGATAACGAACTCCGAGGGGAACGCCGCCGCGGCCTCCGCGGCGGCGAAGCTCCAGATCCCCCACTCGACCGCCGCCCTTCCCGACCCCGCCGGCCCGGTCCAGATCTCCCTTCCTCACAGGCCCGACTCGATCGCCGACTCGGTCTCGGCGATCATCAACGAGCCGGCCGACGTTGCGCTGTTCCTCCACACATCCGGCACCACGAGCCGGCCTAAAGGAGTGCCGCTGACCCAGCAAAACCTGGCCGCCTCCGTCAACAACATCCGGTCCGTGTACCGTCTCACCGAGACCGACTCCACCGTGATCGTCCTCCCCCTCTTCCACGTCCACGGCCTCCTCGCCGGCCTCCTCAGCTCCCTCGCTTCCGGTGCCGCCGTCGTCCTCCCCGCCTCCGGCCGATTCTCGGCCTCCACCTTCTGGTCCGACATGCGCGCCGCCGACGCCACCTGGTACACCGCCGTCCCTACCATCCACCAGATCCTCCTCGACCGCCATTTTACCCGGCCCGAACCGGACTACCCAAAACTCCGGTTCATCCGTAGCTGCAGCGCGTCGCTGGCCCCGGCGATCTTGGCCAGGCTCGAGGAGGCGTTCGGGGCGCCGGTCTTGGAGGCGTACGCGATGACGGAGGCGTCGCATCTGATGTCGTCGAACCCGCTGCCGGAAGACGGGCCGCACAAACCCGGTTCGGTGGGCCGACCGGTGGGGCAGGAGATGGCGGTTCTGGATGAGGAGGGGGCTCGCCAGACGGCACACGTGCCGGGGGAGGTGTGCATCCGTGGGCCCAACGTCACCAAGGGCTACAAGAACAACCCGGAGGCTAACGAATCCGCCTTTAAATTCGAGTGGTTCCACACCGGAGACGTCGGGTTCATGGATTCCGATGGATACCTCCATCTCGTCGGTCGGATCAAAGAGCTCATCAACCGTGGAG GGGAGAAGATATCGCCGATAGAGGTGGACGCGGTGTTGTTGTCGCATCCGGACGTGGCGCTGGCAGTGGCGTTTGGTGTGCCGGACGATAAATTCGGCGAAGAG ATAAATTGTGCGGTGATACCGAGGGAAGGTGCGaaattggaggaggaggaggttttgAGGTATTGCCGGAAGAATTTGGCGGCGTTTAAGGTGCCGAAGAAGGTGTTTATAACGGAATCGCTGCCGAAGACGGCGACGGGGAAGATTCAGCGGCGGATAGTGGCCGAGCATTTCGTGGCGTTGCAAGCTTCAAAGGCTGGAGCGTAG